Proteins from a single region of Schistocerca gregaria isolate iqSchGreg1 chromosome 3, iqSchGreg1.2, whole genome shotgun sequence:
- the LOC126355498 gene encoding larval cuticle protein F1-like isoform X1, translating to MKVLLVLLVAVLAVAVARPGHLGAVHGVVPAAHAVVAAPHAVVAAHGTHGVHPGLAAYGPAHIEVGPGGYVQDTHEVAATRAAHLTAVAQTQARDAHLNGAAAHAAAAAHAASAAHAAPLVAAHAVPLVAAHAAPLAAAHAAPLVAVAAPALPAAHGLLGAHGAALAHGHHW from the exons ATGAAGGTCCTGCTG GTACTTCTCGTCGCCGTCCTTGCTGTGGCCGTGGCTAGGCCCGGTCACCTGGGCGCTGTGCATGGTGTCGTCCCTGCCGCCCACGCAGTGGTCGCCGCGCCCCACGCCGTCGTCGCCGCCCACGGCACCCACGGCGTCCACCCGGGCCTGGCCGCCTACGGCCCGGCGCACATCGAAGTCGGCCCCGGCGGCTACGTGCAGGACACACACGAGGTGGCTGCCACCAGAGCCGCCCACCTGACCGCCGTCGCCCAGACGCAGGCCCGCGACGCCCACCTCAACGGCGCCGCAGCGCacgccgctgccgccgcccacGCTGCCTCTGCCGCCCACGCCGCCCCCTTGGTCGCCGCCCATGCCGTCCCCTTGgtcgccgcccacgccgccccctTGGCCGCCGCCCACGCCGCACCCCTCGTCGCCGTCGCAGCGCCCGCCCTGCCCGCAGCACACGGTCTTTTGGGTGCGCATGGTGCTGCCCTCGCTCACGGACACCACTGGTGA
- the LOC126355498 gene encoding larval cuticle protein F1-like isoform X3, producing MKVLLVLLVAVLAVAVARPGHLGAVHGVVPAAHAVVAAPHAVVAAHGTHGVHPGLAAYGPAHIEVGPGGYVQDTHEVAATRAAHLTAVAQTQARDAHLNGAAAHAAAAAHAASAAHAAPLVAAHAVPLVAAHAAPLAAAHAAPLVAVAAPALPAAHGLLGAHGAALAHGHHW from the coding sequence GTACTTCTCGTCGCCGTCCTTGCTGTGGCCGTGGCTAGGCCCGGTCACCTGGGCGCTGTGCATGGTGTCGTCCCTGCCGCCCACGCAGTGGTCGCCGCGCCCCACGCCGTCGTCGCCGCCCACGGCACCCACGGCGTCCACCCGGGCCTGGCCGCCTACGGCCCGGCGCACATCGAAGTCGGCCCCGGCGGCTACGTGCAGGACACACACGAGGTGGCTGCCACCAGAGCCGCCCACCTGACCGCCGTCGCCCAGACGCAGGCCCGCGACGCCCACCTCAACGGCGCCGCAGCGCacgccgctgccgccgcccacGCTGCCTCTGCCGCCCACGCCGCCCCCTTGGTCGCCGCCCATGCCGTCCCCTTGgtcgccgcccacgccgccccctTGGCCGCCGCCCACGCCGCACCCCTCGTCGCCGTCGCAGCGCCCGCCCTGCCCGCAGCACACGGTCTTTTGGGTGCGCATGGTGCTGCCCTCGCTCACGGACACCACTGGTGA
- the LOC126355497 gene encoding larval cuticle protein F1-like — protein sequence MKVLLVLLVAVVAVAVARPGYLGAAHGVVPAAHAVVAAPHAVVAAHGVHGVHPGLAAYGPAHIEVGPGGYVQDTHEVAATRAAHLTAVAQTQARDAHLNGAAAHAAAAAHAAAAAHAAPLVAAHAAPLVAAHAAPLAAPHAAPLVAVAAPALPAAHGLLGAHGAALAHGHHW from the exons ATGAAGGTCCTGCTG GTACTCCTCGTCGCCGTCGTCGCTGTGGCCGTGGCTAGGCCAGGCTACCTGGGCGCTGCGCACGGTGTAGTCCCTGCCGCCCACGCAGTGGTGGCCGCGCCCCACGCCGTCGTCGCCGCCCACGGTGTCCACGGCGTCCACCCGGGCCTGGCCGCCTACGGCCCGGCGCACATCGAAGTCGGCCCCGGCGGCTACGTGCAGGACACACACGAGGTGGCCGCCACCAGAGCCGCCCACCTGACCGCCGTCGCCCAGACGCAGGCCCGCGACGCCCACCTCAACGGCGCCGCAGCGCACGCCGCGGCCGCCGCCCACGCTGCTGCTGCCGCCCATGCCGCTCCCTTGGTCGCCGCCCACGCTGCCCCCTTAgtcgccgcccacgccgccccctTGGCCGCCCCCCACGCCGCACCCCTCGTCGCCGTCGCAGCGCCCGCCCTGCCCGCAGCACACGGTCTTTTGGGTGCGCATGGTGCTGCCCTCGCTCACGGACACCACTGGTGA